A window of Bacteroidetes Order II. bacterium contains these coding sequences:
- a CDS encoding tetratricopeptide repeat protein, whose protein sequence is MRFVLLLMLFASVVYAQDGVGAGRKGNTRYTEKKYTEATQYYRQGISVMKPTPSRDLSALYNNLGSSLYRQKQFAQADEAFGRAMLASTEKGDFSRAAYNRGNAAMGAQKTEEALEAYRQAMLADPNNADARYNYEIARRQLQKKGGSKQNKDPQKQQQDQNPQNKEQQNQDQNQQNKEQQRNQNPQNKDPQKQQQDQNQQNKDQQQQNSDQQKPEQPQPAKPDKKVNPEQARQILEAMKNDEQRLLQQLRRRPAQPSTIEKDW, encoded by the coding sequence ATGCGTTTCGTTTTGTTATTAATGCTTTTTGCCTCTGTTGTATATGCACAAGATGGCGTTGGTGCAGGCCGGAAAGGAAATACGCGCTATACCGAGAAAAAATATACCGAAGCAACACAGTATTATCGGCAAGGTATTTCGGTGATGAAGCCCACCCCATCTAGAGACCTTTCTGCTTTGTACAACAATCTTGGTAGTAGCCTTTATCGTCAAAAGCAGTTTGCGCAAGCCGACGAAGCGTTTGGTCGTGCTATGCTGGCTTCCACGGAGAAAGGGGACTTTAGCCGTGCAGCATATAACCGAGGCAATGCTGCTATGGGGGCACAAAAGACCGAGGAAGCACTTGAGGCTTACCGACAGGCCATGTTGGCAGATCCAAACAATGCCGATGCGCGGTACAATTATGAAATAGCCCGTCGGCAACTTCAAAAAAAAGGGGGGAGCAAGCAAAACAAGGATCCGCAAAAGCAACAACAAGATCAGAATCCGCAAAATAAAGAACAACAGAACCAAGACCAAAACCAGCAAAATAAAGAACAACAGCGAAATCAGAATCCGCAAAACAAGGATCCGCAAAAGCAGCAGCAAGATCAAAATCAACAAAACAAGGATCAGCAGCAACAAAATAGCGATCAGCAAAAGCCTGAACAGCCTCAGCCGGCCAAGCCGGATAAAAAAGTAAATCCGGAACAAGCCCGACAGATCTTGGAGGCGATGAAAAACGATGAGCAGCGGCTGCTGCAACAATTACGCAGACGTCCCGCACAACCTTCGACCATCGAAAAGGATTGGTAA